In Pyxidicoccus trucidator, a genomic segment contains:
- a CDS encoding flavin monoamine oxidase family protein — protein MDLISDVVILGAGAAGLAAAASLSRAGLRVTVLEARSRLGGRVATLHDPVTDVPLELGAEFVHGEPESLRKLARRARLTVRPCNDTHALSWKGRFGDGAEAFRFMEALASAKPPDRPVAEVLQERARAERWSPLQVAMARAYVEGFYAANPDTASALAIARMETAAEELGGTTPSRVLEGYDRMLHALARPLLERPGTVFFNAVAEEVRWAAGEVRVRIRARQGVPLGQVRAKRAVVTLPLGVLRARVPEPGAVRFLPRLPEKERAWGRLEMGALVKVLLRFRTAFWSERDDTRRFGFFHGPSLPVPTWWTLSPRESRHLVGWAGGPAAEALSGPGEEEVLMRAVESLASIFRLSRRALHALLESWHVQDWQREPFTRGGYAVIPSGAVDAVEALATPVEGTLFFAGEATNTEGEEGTVHGAIATGERAAREVLAQVKQRG, from the coding sequence ATGGACCTCATCTCGGATGTCGTCATCCTGGGCGCGGGCGCCGCCGGACTCGCCGCCGCGGCGTCCCTGTCCCGCGCGGGCCTGCGCGTCACCGTGCTGGAGGCCCGCTCGCGCCTGGGCGGGCGGGTGGCCACCCTTCACGACCCGGTCACCGACGTGCCGCTCGAGCTGGGGGCGGAGTTCGTCCACGGGGAACCCGAGTCCTTGCGAAAGCTTGCCCGGCGCGCGCGCCTCACCGTCCGGCCCTGCAACGACACGCATGCGCTGTCGTGGAAGGGGCGGTTCGGAGACGGCGCGGAAGCCTTCCGCTTCATGGAGGCCCTCGCCTCCGCGAAGCCTCCGGACCGGCCTGTCGCCGAGGTGCTCCAGGAGCGGGCTCGGGCCGAGCGATGGTCTCCGCTCCAGGTGGCCATGGCGCGGGCGTATGTGGAGGGCTTCTACGCGGCCAATCCGGACACCGCGAGCGCGCTGGCCATCGCTCGGATGGAGACCGCCGCGGAGGAGCTGGGAGGCACCACGCCATCTCGAGTCCTGGAAGGGTATGACCGCATGCTGCATGCCCTGGCCCGGCCGCTGCTGGAGCGTCCAGGGACGGTGTTCTTCAACGCCGTGGCCGAGGAGGTGCGCTGGGCAGCCGGCGAGGTGCGCGTGCGCATCCGGGCCCGCCAGGGAGTGCCGCTGGGACAGGTGCGGGCGAAGCGGGCGGTGGTGACGCTGCCACTCGGCGTGCTGCGGGCGCGGGTGCCGGAGCCCGGGGCGGTGCGCTTCCTTCCTCGGCTCCCGGAGAAGGAGCGCGCCTGGGGACGGCTGGAGATGGGGGCGCTGGTGAAGGTGCTGCTGCGCTTCCGCACCGCGTTCTGGAGCGAGCGCGACGACACCCGGCGGTTTGGCTTCTTCCATGGGCCGTCGCTGCCCGTGCCCACGTGGTGGACACTGTCGCCTCGCGAGTCCCGGCACCTCGTGGGCTGGGCCGGCGGCCCGGCCGCGGAGGCGCTGTCCGGGCCAGGCGAGGAGGAGGTGCTGATGCGCGCCGTGGAATCGCTCGCGAGCATCTTCCGGCTGTCCCGGCGGGCGCTGCATGCCTTGCTCGAGTCGTGGCACGTGCAGGACTGGCAACGCGAGCCCTTCACCCGAGGCGGCTATGCCGTCATCCCCTCGGGCGCGGTGGACGCCGTCGAGGCACTGGCCACGCCCGTGGAGGGCACCCTGTTCTTCGCGGGCGAGGCCACGAACACGGAGGGCGAGGAGGGCACCGTGCACGGCGCCATCGCCACCGGCGAGCGTGCGGCTCGCGAGGTGCTGGCGCAGGTGAAGCAACGCGGCTGA